A genome region from Chengkuizengella sp. SCS-71B includes the following:
- a CDS encoding MFS transporter, protein MTSIFQDHRFIKILTANVFSSIGSGITMFAIPWVFVSKEGGADAFGYVSLITTIVLFFAAPLIGNLIDYQSRKKLLLWSQMIGFTMVGLFSLFGFFGVEYQTWHLVILFLTGSFYFSLFYPTMFAMNQEIFDRSLYKTLNGMMEIQGQLSTFIVAGGIASILLGRLDLHWILFIDAITYTIAFVILSTIPYIQSNRTHTERKSFWRKMREGYDYLKDQPLLFFFLLSALIPFITVMITNYLFPIYIESTLKASGSIYGLQGMLFGIGSLLAGILIPLFIKRFGNVQIILIGIVTFTISMILVSIFPFTLLFLILSIFRGFGNASTRVARNTLMMETIPNEKIGRVNSLFETIGLMLRITLIGSFTVMIPKTGTIPAVSILSFILLLAVFMAMISKRYFHKTSNPSVKAGMIDVPSK, encoded by the coding sequence ATGACTTCCATATTTCAAGATCATCGTTTTATCAAAATTTTAACCGCTAATGTTTTTTCTTCCATAGGTTCAGGAATTACGATGTTTGCTATACCATGGGTATTTGTCTCTAAGGAAGGAGGAGCAGATGCTTTTGGGTATGTTTCATTGATTACAACCATCGTTTTATTTTTTGCAGCACCCCTAATTGGTAATCTGATAGATTACCAATCCAGAAAGAAATTATTACTATGGAGTCAGATGATTGGTTTTACAATGGTTGGACTATTTTCACTGTTCGGATTTTTCGGCGTTGAATATCAGACTTGGCACTTGGTCATTTTGTTTCTCACAGGATCATTTTATTTTTCATTATTTTATCCAACGATGTTTGCAATGAATCAAGAAATCTTTGACCGCAGTTTATACAAAACTTTAAATGGAATGATGGAAATTCAAGGGCAACTATCTACTTTCATCGTTGCTGGAGGGATTGCGAGTATCTTACTTGGTAGACTAGACTTACATTGGATCTTATTCATAGATGCCATTACCTATACGATTGCGTTTGTGATTTTATCCACCATCCCATACATCCAATCCAATCGAACCCATACTGAAAGAAAATCATTTTGGAGAAAAATGCGTGAAGGATATGATTACCTAAAAGATCAGCCGCTGCTGTTTTTCTTCTTATTATCTGCTCTCATCCCATTTATTACAGTCATGATTACAAATTATCTCTTTCCCATTTATATTGAATCAACACTGAAAGCAAGTGGAAGTATTTATGGATTACAAGGAATGTTATTTGGGATCGGCTCTCTTCTGGCAGGAATCCTAATCCCTTTGTTCATCAAACGATTTGGCAATGTACAGATTATCCTCATAGGCATCGTTACCTTTACGATTTCTATGATTCTTGTCTCCATCTTCCCATTTACCTTGCTATTTCTAATTCTCTCAATATTTCGAGGTTTTGGTAATGCAAGTACTAGAGTAGCACGAAATACACTAATGATGGAAACGATCCCTAATGAAAAAATAGGAAGAGTGAACAGCTTATTTGAAACGATAGGACTTATGCTTCGCATCACATTGATCGGAAGCTTTACAGTGATGATTCCCAAAACCGGAACGATACCAGCCGTATCAATATTAAGTTTCATACTACTTTTAGCTGTTTTTATGGCTATGATAAGCAAACGATACTTTCATAAAACCTCTAACCCAAGTGTTAAAGCTGGAATGATAGATGTCCCATCAAAATAA
- a CDS encoding uracil-DNA glycosylase, producing the protein MNINIPCFTNDWAMVLKEEVEKEYFQQLMKFLQEEYETRDIYPNKEHIFNALHHTSYENTKAVILGQDPYHGAKQAHGLSFSVQHGIQIPPSLKNIFKELSNDLSIPIPKHGCLEKWAEQGVLLLNTVLTVREGQAHSHKGKGWETFTDQVMLSLNDRPEPVVFILWGRPAQLKRKLITAPQHYIIEAPHPSPLSAHRGFFGSTPFSKVNAFLRKKGTEEINWGEI; encoded by the coding sequence ATGAATATAAATATTCCCTGTTTTACAAACGACTGGGCGATGGTTTTAAAAGAAGAAGTAGAAAAAGAGTACTTTCAACAATTGATGAAGTTTTTACAAGAAGAGTATGAAACTCGGGATATCTATCCCAATAAAGAACATATTTTTAATGCTCTACACCATACTTCATATGAGAATACAAAGGCAGTTATCCTTGGACAAGATCCATATCATGGAGCGAAACAAGCACATGGTTTAAGTTTTTCAGTACAACATGGAATACAGATCCCCCCATCTTTAAAAAACATATTTAAAGAGTTAAGTAATGATCTAAGTATTCCAATACCTAAACATGGTTGTTTGGAAAAATGGGCTGAACAAGGTGTTTTATTATTAAATACGGTATTAACGGTCCGAGAGGGACAAGCTCATTCGCATAAAGGGAAAGGGTGGGAGACGTTTACGGATCAAGTGATGCTTTCATTAAATGATCGTCCTGAACCAGTTGTGTTTATACTATGGGGTAGACCGGCTCAATTAAAAAGGAAGTTAATTACTGCACCACAACATTATATTATTGAAGCTCCTCATCCTAGTCCATTGTCTGCACATCGAGGTTTTTTTGGCAGTACACCATTTTCAAAAGTGAATGCATTTTTGAGGAAGAAGGGAACAGAGGAAATAAACTGGGGTGAGATTTAG
- a CDS encoding putative holin-like toxin, with amino-acid sequence MTVYQAISLMLTFGLLIVAMLSFQNRK; translated from the coding sequence ATGACAGTGTATCAAGCGATATCATTGATGTTAACGTTTGGATTGCTTATTGTTGCAATGCTGTCGTTTCAAAATAGGAAATAG
- a CDS encoding endonuclease/exonuclease/phosphatase family protein, with the protein MKKAFKLFVILLLIVGLSLALFLAYMTITEEIPEDVIKLEVENNNQMVLKQGEPFSTTIFNIGYGGLDKEQDFFMDGGKGSRSSSEKQTLNNLANTQSFLQDADSDFILLQEIDVKASRSYNTNQVAMFKERLKGYGSTFAYNYNTPWVPVPILNPMGYVNSGLLSFSKYKIDESTRYQLPGREKWPVQLFELDRAIIETKIPVDNGKYLWMINVHLSAYDKGGKIRAQQVTFLKEYMNELYKKGDYVVLGGDWNHLLYDAQLNDPKFMEEWPEWLVQLPEDFTEGEFQWVVDPTVWTVRDNAIPFVEGESFVTIIDGFLVSPNIEIVDVKGHDLGFENSDHNPVTTILKLK; encoded by the coding sequence TTGAAAAAAGCATTTAAATTGTTTGTAATTTTATTATTAATTGTAGGTCTTTCTCTTGCATTATTTCTAGCGTATATGACCATTACGGAGGAAATTCCTGAAGATGTTATTAAGTTGGAAGTTGAAAATAACAACCAAATGGTATTGAAGCAGGGAGAGCCATTTAGTACGACTATTTTCAATATTGGATATGGAGGATTGGATAAGGAGCAAGACTTTTTTATGGATGGGGGAAAAGGCTCACGTTCAAGTAGTGAAAAGCAAACGTTGAACAATCTTGCAAATACTCAAAGTTTTTTACAAGATGCAGATTCTGATTTTATTCTTTTACAAGAAATAGATGTTAAAGCTAGTAGATCCTATAATACGAACCAAGTAGCTATGTTTAAAGAGCGTTTAAAAGGTTACGGTTCAACCTTTGCTTATAACTATAATACTCCATGGGTACCCGTTCCGATTTTAAATCCAATGGGATATGTCAATAGTGGGCTGCTTTCTTTTTCTAAGTATAAGATAGATGAGTCTACAAGATACCAGCTTCCAGGAAGAGAAAAGTGGCCTGTTCAATTATTTGAATTAGATCGAGCCATTATCGAAACCAAAATACCAGTTGATAACGGGAAATATTTATGGATGATAAACGTTCATTTATCGGCGTACGATAAAGGTGGGAAAATAAGAGCTCAACAAGTCACTTTCTTAAAAGAATATATGAATGAACTCTACAAAAAAGGTGATTATGTTGTTTTAGGTGGTGATTGGAATCATCTGCTGTATGATGCTCAGTTAAATGACCCGAAATTTATGGAGGAATGGCCTGAATGGCTCGTGCAATTGCCAGAAGATTTTACCGAGGGAGAATTTCAATGGGTGGTTGATCCTACTGTTTGGACCGTTCGTGATAACGCAATACCATTTGTGGAGGGAGAAAGTTTTGTAACAATCATTGATGGATTTTTAGTGTCACCGAATATTGAAATTGTAGATGTAAAGGGACATGATTTAGGATTTGAAAATAGTGACCATAATCCCGTTACTACAATATTAAAGTTAAAATAA
- a CDS encoding phage tail sheath subtilisin-like domain-containing protein produces the protein MSGGTWSPISLPNQPGLYLNFVESAVAQIQGGSRGTVAIPLLSYGDAAEAGKVYSIEKESEAYQLFDTEGVQSIQLALQGGAKEVLVYTMPDSPQEADYAAMRDVLDTYPFNVFVFDGEADATQQSNTQTWVEDNRDEGKHFLAVLGRNDDATVPVTRQYGDDYIVHLINGVKKGDNEYTSAQFAPYIAGFIAGTAINKSITYAQVFVDDVNVRYKNSDVKTALENGALVLVHDGDKVKIEQGITSSGSKIRAIGARQAVATDVAKTAADSYIGKLDNNEDGQKALMSAIKAYLETLENSNVLTDILVELDPDRVSAGDSVFLRISYRELDSMERIFLNINI, from the coding sequence ATGTCAGGAGGAACTTGGAGTCCAATTTCTTTACCAAATCAACCAGGATTATATTTAAATTTTGTAGAATCAGCAGTAGCACAAATTCAAGGGGGAAGTCGTGGAACCGTAGCGATCCCACTATTAAGTTATGGTGATGCAGCAGAAGCTGGGAAAGTCTATTCTATAGAAAAAGAAAGTGAAGCATACCAATTATTTGATACTGAAGGAGTGCAATCCATTCAGTTAGCTTTACAAGGTGGAGCAAAAGAGGTGCTCGTTTACACGATGCCTGATTCGCCACAAGAAGCAGATTACGCTGCGATGCGTGATGTTCTGGATACCTATCCATTTAATGTGTTTGTATTCGATGGTGAAGCAGATGCAACACAGCAATCAAATACACAAACGTGGGTGGAGGACAATCGAGATGAAGGAAAACATTTCTTGGCAGTATTAGGACGTAATGATGATGCTACAGTTCCAGTAACCAGACAGTATGGAGATGACTACATTGTTCATCTTATTAACGGAGTGAAAAAAGGAGATAACGAATATACATCTGCTCAATTTGCCCCTTATATTGCTGGTTTTATTGCAGGAACAGCCATTAATAAATCTATTACTTATGCTCAAGTTTTTGTAGATGATGTGAATGTTCGTTACAAAAATTCAGATGTAAAAACAGCTTTAGAAAACGGTGCACTCGTTCTTGTCCACGATGGAGACAAAGTGAAAATTGAACAGGGTATTACTTCATCAGGAAGTAAAATCAGAGCCATTGGTGCAAGACAAGCAGTGGCAACAGATGTTGCAAAAACAGCAGCTGATTCTTATATAGGTAAATTAGATAATAATGAAGATGGTCAGAAAGCACTTATGTCGGCGATTAAGGCGTACCTTGAAACATTAGAAAATTCAAATGTTTTAACGGATATTCTAGTAGAGCTTGATCCTGATCGAGTTTCTGCAGGAGATTCGGTTTTCTTACGTATTAGTTATAGAGAGCTGGATTCTATGGAACGTATTTTCCTGAATATCAACATTTAA
- a CDS encoding phage tail tube protein: MALDATRTINGTFGEVWHDGEWLTNIKSAEATVELNKEEIQRAGTRWVAHKVTGLSGSGTMTGYKVTTEFIENIGKIADDRSGVFVTELILALKDPESFGAYRVRLKGVQFDNIPLINYEVGAIVEEELPFTFTGYELLDTISEA, from the coding sequence ATGGCTTTAGATGCAACTCGTACGATTAACGGTACTTTTGGTGAAGTGTGGCATGATGGTGAATGGTTAACAAACATAAAAAGTGCTGAAGCAACAGTAGAATTGAATAAGGAAGAAATTCAACGTGCAGGTACACGCTGGGTCGCTCATAAAGTAACAGGACTTAGTGGAAGTGGTACCATGACTGGATATAAAGTAACTACAGAATTTATTGAAAACATTGGTAAAATTGCAGATGACCGTAGTGGAGTATTTGTGACCGAACTTATTCTAGCGTTAAAAGACCCAGAGTCATTTGGTGCGTATCGTGTACGTCTTAAGGGTGTACAGTTTGACAACATTCCACTGATTAACTATGAAGTGGGTGCAATTGTGGAAGAAGAACTTCCATTCACATTCACTGGATATGAATTATTAGATACGATTAGTGAAGCATAA
- a CDS encoding phage tail assembly chaperone, with the protein MKSKKNAEAVLRTLLDADLRPEKQVFMKRFKIDFHIQALDGKTINKIREQASFPVKDGEKQIDDEKFGALVIEKACLIPNWTDGQLLEAFGPTPIDVIQKRLLAGEIAKLSNEILSLSGFADEDESLEEIKN; encoded by the coding sequence ATGAAGAGTAAAAAGAATGCAGAAGCAGTATTACGTACTCTATTGGATGCAGATTTAAGACCTGAGAAACAAGTATTTATGAAACGCTTTAAGATTGATTTTCATATTCAAGCACTAGATGGGAAAACGATTAATAAAATTCGTGAGCAGGCTAGTTTTCCAGTTAAAGATGGAGAAAAGCAAATTGATGATGAAAAGTTTGGTGCATTAGTAATTGAAAAAGCATGTCTCATCCCAAATTGGACAGATGGACAGTTATTAGAAGCTTTTGGTCCAACACCGATAGATGTGATTCAGAAACGTTTGTTAGCGGGAGAAATTGCTAAATTATCAAATGAAATACTATCACTGTCAGGATTTGCTGATGAGGATGAGAGTTTAGAAGAAATAAAAAACTAA
- a CDS encoding LysM peptidoglycan-binding domain-containing protein → MQFWLTFNNGAEKLQLPVNPDRIEATSGHQYSDVQVSQFGEYTVIGDKQLREFQISSFFPRDYHSVYCEYETLPDPWLTVKRIRSWQQSGEPVRFIVTEGLGETDKINVLVTIRSFQYEEKAGSPGDVYYNMALKEYRFLNFKKVEDEPTLQEARPGSKNSVSNYIVKSGDTLWKIAQSTLGNGSLWTNIHNANIDVIGPNPNQIIPGQKLVIPS, encoded by the coding sequence GTGCAATTTTGGCTAACATTTAATAACGGAGCTGAAAAATTACAATTACCAGTAAATCCAGACCGAATCGAGGCAACAAGTGGCCATCAATATTCCGATGTTCAAGTCTCTCAATTTGGAGAGTACACTGTCATAGGTGATAAGCAGCTTAGGGAATTTCAAATTTCATCCTTTTTTCCGAGGGATTACCACTCGGTTTATTGTGAATATGAGACGTTGCCTGATCCTTGGTTAACTGTAAAAAGAATTCGCTCATGGCAACAATCGGGAGAACCAGTGCGTTTCATTGTCACTGAAGGGTTAGGTGAAACTGATAAAATCAATGTGCTGGTCACGATACGATCCTTTCAATATGAGGAAAAAGCAGGGAGCCCAGGTGACGTCTATTATAATATGGCCCTAAAAGAGTATCGATTTTTGAATTTTAAAAAAGTAGAAGATGAACCTACACTGCAAGAAGCACGTCCAGGTTCGAAAAATTCGGTAAGTAACTACATCGTGAAGAGCGGCGATACATTGTGGAAGATCGCTCAATCCACACTCGGTAATGGGAGCTTGTGGACAAACATTCATAATGCCAACATTGATGTCATAGGACCTAATCCTAATCAGATTATACCAGGGCAAAAGTTGGTGATACCATCATGA
- a CDS encoding DUF2634 domain-containing protein — MALSPITELIKTETSTTLKKTESSKTYKLDFDTGEIKGYIDGIEAVKQYVRKALSTPRFRYLIYTDQYGSELEDLIGQNVPHELVDAEVPRLIEEAISYDDRIRAVRNFSISRKGDALYATFEVETVDGTIEQEVKV; from the coding sequence ATGGCTTTAAGTCCTATTACTGAATTAATAAAGACAGAAACGAGTACCACTTTAAAAAAAACTGAATCTTCAAAGACATATAAGCTTGATTTTGATACAGGGGAAATAAAGGGGTATATTGATGGAATTGAAGCGGTTAAGCAATATGTACGCAAGGCACTCTCAACACCTCGATTTCGATACCTAATATACACTGATCAATACGGGAGTGAATTAGAGGATTTAATCGGTCAAAATGTTCCTCATGAGTTGGTGGATGCTGAAGTCCCTCGTTTGATAGAAGAAGCCATTTCTTATGACGATCGCATTCGAGCCGTACGTAATTTTAGCATTTCTCGAAAAGGAGATGCACTTTATGCCACTTTTGAAGTGGAAACGGTGGATGGAACAATAGAACAGGAGGTGAAAGTATAG
- a CDS encoding baseplate J/gp47 family protein: MAYETETKEVILERMLSKSPATIDQREGSITYDLLSPAAIELAQSYIQLELALKHGFADTTYGEYLDMRCREMGVERRSELHASGRVTFTSDNEITIPEGVRISTAVTVDSDPIYFVTIEEGVIGQENSSVDIAVKAEEGGTLANVDVGEISLVYGELSGVVEVANSESFENGVDEETDSDLLNRYLERVQNPSTSGNANHYLEWAKEISGISDAVVIPVWNGNGTVKVILLSTEKTAPDESIITKVRQYIESVRPVGAEVTIVGAPEVTIAIDASIVLDQGYDLDQVSEQIRVYVREYLASLAYRDSYVRYSQIASTILDIDGVLDYVGLTINGGTSNVHVPIEDGEVAVLGEVTISGG, translated from the coding sequence GTGGCGTATGAAACAGAAACTAAAGAAGTAATTTTGGAACGCATGCTTAGTAAATCACCCGCAACCATTGATCAACGTGAAGGTTCTATCACCTATGATCTACTCTCACCAGCTGCTATTGAACTTGCTCAATCCTATATTCAACTAGAATTGGCTTTAAAACACGGCTTTGCTGATACTACTTATGGCGAATATTTGGACATGCGTTGTAGAGAGATGGGAGTAGAGAGGCGATCTGAATTACATGCATCTGGCAGGGTTACCTTTACAAGTGACAATGAAATTACGATTCCAGAAGGTGTCCGTATTTCAACGGCGGTGACTGTTGATAGTGATCCTATCTATTTCGTGACAATTGAAGAAGGAGTCATTGGTCAGGAGAATTCATCTGTTGATATTGCTGTTAAAGCTGAAGAGGGTGGTACATTGGCAAATGTTGATGTCGGGGAAATTAGCCTTGTTTATGGAGAGTTGAGTGGAGTTGTTGAGGTTGCAAACTCTGAATCATTTGAAAATGGGGTAGATGAAGAAACGGATTCAGATTTATTGAACCGTTATTTAGAGCGTGTTCAAAATCCCTCAACAAGCGGGAATGCCAATCATTATTTAGAGTGGGCTAAAGAAATATCAGGGATCTCAGATGCAGTCGTTATTCCAGTTTGGAATGGCAATGGAACAGTAAAAGTGATTCTTCTCTCAACAGAAAAAACAGCTCCGGACGAAAGCATTATTACTAAAGTGAGGCAGTACATTGAATCGGTACGCCCAGTAGGGGCAGAAGTTACTATTGTTGGAGCACCTGAAGTTACTATTGCAATTGATGCTTCTATTGTATTAGATCAAGGGTATGATCTGGATCAAGTTTCGGAGCAAATTAGAGTATATGTAAGAGAGTACCTTGCTAGTTTAGCGTATCGTGATTCTTATGTTAGATACTCACAAATAGCTAGTACCATATTAGATATCGACGGAGTCTTAGATTACGTTGGACTAACTATTAATGGAGGTACGTCCAATGTCCATGTGCCTATTGAGGATGGGGAAGTGGCTGTTTTAGGTGAGGTGACGATCAGTGGAGGTTGA
- a CDS encoding YmfQ family protein: MEVDREIKQQMLDYLPKYYQESVIGTNVILLEAEEIEGLNKEINEVLQQFFIETATWGLDHWERICGLATDQSKSFEERRSVVKSKLRGIGTVTVGLIKEVAESYGHGEVAVEEIPQDYRIVITFIGELGIPTNLGDIQQALAEIIPAHLGINYVFTYMTWDDLDSYVLTWNELDSKNVTWDQFETYRE; this comes from the coding sequence GTGGAGGTTGATAGAGAGATAAAGCAGCAGATGTTAGATTATTTACCCAAATACTATCAAGAGTCTGTGATCGGGACAAATGTGATTTTACTTGAAGCTGAAGAAATAGAGGGATTAAATAAAGAAATTAATGAAGTTCTTCAACAATTCTTTATTGAGACAGCAACATGGGGATTAGATCATTGGGAGCGTATATGTGGATTAGCAACCGACCAGTCTAAATCATTCGAAGAGCGCAGATCCGTCGTCAAATCTAAACTACGTGGAATCGGAACCGTTACTGTGGGATTGATAAAAGAAGTAGCAGAATCATACGGGCATGGAGAAGTAGCAGTAGAAGAAATACCACAAGATTATAGAATTGTCATCACATTTATTGGAGAATTAGGTATACCAACAAATTTGGGAGATATTCAACAGGCATTAGCAGAGATCATACCTGCTCACCTTGGTATTAATTATGTCTTTACCTATATGACTTGGGACGACCTAGACTCATACGTGTTAACTTGGAATGAATTAGATAGCAAAAATGTAACATGGGATCAGTTTGAAACTTATAGAGAATAG
- a CDS encoding DUF2577 domain-containing protein yields the protein MFRIFGFNKEIDIELATIKSINPLKLQVDNMKIILEEEDLVVAEPLLEHKRTLRIQSQDMTLDTKVTSHDIVSTSPHGPCETTFTQLALDAKVTGESVEVTIESPLEVGDRVIVASISNNQKYIVLDKAAV from the coding sequence ATGTTCAGAATATTTGGATTTAATAAAGAGATTGATATTGAACTAGCTACGATTAAATCTATCAATCCTTTAAAACTGCAGGTAGATAATATGAAAATTATTCTTGAAGAAGAAGACTTAGTTGTAGCTGAACCTTTGCTTGAACACAAGAGAACATTACGCATACAAAGTCAAGACATGACATTAGATACAAAGGTAACTAGTCACGATATTGTAAGTACAAGTCCACATGGACCATGTGAGACTACTTTCACTCAATTAGCATTAGACGCAAAAGTAACTGGTGAATCTGTGGAGGTCACGATTGAATCACCACTTGAAGTTGGAGATCGAGTCATTGTTGCCTCGATTAGTAATAATCAAAAATACATTGTGCTGGATAAAGCAGCTGTATAA
- a CDS encoding WD40 repeat domain-containing protein, giving the protein MPELTPNLGIKKPLGNENVSRHSLNENWGIIDEQVATKDNFQSHASNTTTHITEAERSTWNAKETTTGAQAKADTAEESARKYTDSQVSAIQLTANNITIDDVNGHFNSEDVEGALSELFQSVSDGKEAIATAIIDVDNTKDSSGSDTFFELSNDIKTIKKSIAVHHEEQFPTLMFDSLIWSYDGHTDRVRGINVDTTGYVYTSGYDQTLHKLTPDGRHIWTYSGHTDIVKAIAIDDDGYVYSGGFDNTMHKISPSGSQIWIYAEHTWVVDCIEFDQEGYIYTASSDGTIHKVTPNGSQVWTYSQDLFRVKSLALDTEGYIYAGDWNQSVQKISPNATQIWVYTEHTSPVYGIDVDAEGYVYSGSWDKTVHKITPNGTKVWSWGGAETNGTIDNIKVDQDGYIYAVGLGIETAPTELVHKISPNGTKLWSYTGHTEAVWAIAVDADGFVYTGSDDLMVHKISGMYRVSI; this is encoded by the coding sequence TTGCCGGAATTAACACCTAATCTAGGAATCAAGAAACCTTTGGGCAATGAAAATGTCTCACGTCATTCTTTAAATGAGAACTGGGGCATTATCGATGAACAAGTTGCAACGAAAGATAATTTTCAATCTCATGCTTCAAATACAACAACACATATTACAGAAGCGGAGAGGAGCACGTGGAATGCTAAAGAAACAACAACAGGTGCACAAGCAAAAGCAGATACAGCAGAAGAGAGTGCGAGAAAATATACGGACTCTCAAGTATCAGCTATACAACTTACAGCTAATAACATCACAATTGATGATGTAAATGGACATTTTAATTCAGAAGACGTAGAAGGAGCTTTATCCGAACTTTTTCAATCTGTCAGTGATGGGAAAGAAGCGATCGCAACCGCTATTATTGACGTAGATAATACGAAAGATTCTAGTGGCAGTGATACTTTTTTTGAGTTATCCAATGATATTAAAACCATTAAAAAATCAATTGCCGTTCATCATGAAGAACAATTCCCAACGTTAATGTTTGATAGTCTTATCTGGTCTTATGATGGACATACGGATAGAGTACGGGGGATTAATGTGGATACAACTGGATATGTATACACAAGTGGTTACGATCAAACACTACACAAACTTACACCTGATGGTCGTCATATATGGACATATTCCGGTCATACTGACATTGTTAAGGCGATTGCTATTGATGATGATGGTTATGTATATTCAGGAGGCTTCGATAATACAATGCATAAGATTTCACCAAGCGGAAGTCAAATATGGATCTATGCAGAACATACATGGGTTGTAGATTGTATTGAATTCGATCAAGAAGGTTACATTTACACGGCGAGTTCTGATGGGACTATACACAAAGTAACCCCGAATGGAAGTCAGGTATGGACATACTCGCAAGATTTATTTCGAGTGAAAAGTCTCGCATTAGATACAGAAGGTTACATTTATGCGGGAGATTGGAATCAAAGTGTACAGAAGATTTCACCCAATGCAACCCAGATCTGGGTGTATACTGAGCATACGAGCCCTGTTTATGGTATCGATGTGGATGCAGAAGGTTATGTGTATAGTGGGAGTTGGGATAAAACTGTTCATAAGATTACCCCAAATGGAACAAAGGTATGGTCTTGGGGAGGAGCAGAAACTAATGGAACCATAGACAATATAAAAGTAGATCAGGATGGATATATTTATGCTGTTGGATTAGGAATTGAGACAGCCCCTACAGAATTGGTTCATAAGATATCACCAAATGGTACGAAGTTATGGTCTTACACTGGACATACAGAAGCAGTTTGGGCCATTGCAGTGGATGCAGATGGTTTTGTTTATACGGGAAGCGATGATCTTATGGTTCATAAAATTTCAGGTATGTATCGCGTTTCTATATAA
- a CDS encoding BhlA/UviB family holin-like peptide: MDNELITFFMTQGPFAGLFVWLLYTTKKEGKERENRLHALLNKFSEKYDLIIDKIDKLENKMKG, from the coding sequence ATGGATAATGAATTAATCACATTTTTTATGACACAAGGGCCGTTTGCAGGCCTTTTTGTTTGGCTTTTATATACAACAAAAAAAGAGGGGAAAGAGCGAGAGAATCGGCTTCATGCTCTACTTAATAAGTTCTCAGAAAAGTATGACTTAATAATAGACAAGATCGATAAACTTGAAAATAAGATGAAGGGTTAG
- a CDS encoding N-acetylmuramoyl-L-alanine amidase: MPNGLFKVAIDAGHGPETKGKRSPDESLREFEFNRVVAGYVQERLLQYESIETIFTHELDRDVPLKERTNVANDWRADLFISIHANAYLGDWNEVTGIETFVYKSLPAQGVKLANHVQNQLVQLTGRKDRGVKGANFHVLRETEMTAILVECEFMTNEQSCKLLKSDRYRQLCAEGIVYGIVETYGLELKEKSSFRDVSKRHWSYSEIQEVADLGIMNGYTDGTFKPSQTLTRAELAVTAYRIIHYVKNDLK; this comes from the coding sequence ATGCCAAATGGATTATTTAAAGTTGCAATTGATGCGGGACATGGACCAGAAACAAAGGGGAAACGTTCTCCAGATGAAAGTTTAAGAGAATTCGAGTTTAATCGTGTGGTTGCAGGTTATGTTCAAGAAAGATTGCTTCAGTATGAGAGTATAGAAACGATCTTCACCCATGAACTTGATCGAGATGTTCCATTAAAGGAACGAACAAATGTAGCTAATGATTGGCGAGCAGACTTGTTTATCTCCATCCACGCCAATGCTTATCTGGGTGATTGGAATGAAGTCACTGGGATAGAAACATTTGTTTATAAATCCCTTCCAGCACAAGGTGTTAAACTTGCTAACCATGTACAAAATCAGTTGGTTCAATTAACAGGAAGAAAAGATCGTGGAGTGAAAGGAGCAAACTTTCATGTATTACGTGAGACGGAAATGACGGCAATTTTAGTTGAATGCGAGTTTATGACAAACGAACAATCTTGTAAGCTGTTAAAGTCTGATCGGTACCGACAATTATGTGCTGAGGGAATTGTTTACGGAATTGTAGAGACATATGGCCTTGAGTTAAAAGAAAAGAGTAGCTTTAGGGATGTGAGTAAACGGCACTGGAGTTACTCAGAAATTCAAGAAGTAGCTGATTTAGGGATTATGAACGGCTATACCGATGGAACATTTAAACCTTCCCAAACGCTGACTCGAGCGGAGTTGGCAGTCACTGCGTACAGAATTATTCACTATGTCAAAAACGATTTAAAATAG